A single region of the Lotus japonicus ecotype B-129 chromosome 4, LjGifu_v1.2 genome encodes:
- the LOC130713779 gene encoding protein MAIN-LIKE 2-like, with protein sequence MARTKQTKRVSSEELADRRAYLHASHRRGDHDTDVSTSRKRARKGAPKATTEVPAPATEVPATQVPDTEVPAPATEVPATQVPATEVPALSTPEVTATEVSPQSTPEVTAHDTVEPSTSSLDIDAVEESESESESESGSESGSESEIEGEDVEVEDPNMPPLQRDPPFPGGPVELSLLQHYPDHIAPWTWHTLLGTTDPRYSERGDLRLATAGTKLGLMTCEGDNYREVRLIVERSGLYPLVRCSYVETDPGLISALVERWHEETSSFHMPFGEMTVTLDDVSALLHIPVGGRFYTPGVASRYDVAETCALLLGGDADLYMAEFDKLRGPTMRFSFLRDLYPKAVAEGRYEHAARMYLMHLVGATLFADKSGGHSFSARWIGMLQDLERVSEFAWGAMALATLYDQLGQSSRSGVKQLAGYTSLLMAWVFEHFPDRLVRRYANPAYTEDQPRARRWTESRSGHARLDERRVLLDELTACRQHE encoded by the exons ATGGCGAGGACAAAGCAAACTAAGAGGGTATCGTCTGAAGAGTTGGCCGATCGTCGTGCCTATCTCCACGCTTCTCATAGGCGAGGTGATCATGATACAGATGTGTCGACTTCTCGGAAGCGGGCTAGGAAGGGGGCTCCGAAGGCGACCACTGAGGTTCCTGCCcctgctactgaggttcctgctacTCAGGTTCCTGATACTGAGGTTCCTGCCcctgctactgaggttcctgctactcaggttcctgctactgaggttcctgctcTCTCGACGCCTGAGGTTACTGCTACTGAGGTTTCTCCTCAGTCGACGCCTGAGGTTACCGCCCACGATACTGTTGAGCCTTCCACCTCTTCACTTgatattgatgcagttgaggagTCGGAGTCGGAGTCGGAGTCGGAGTCGGGGTCGGAGTCGGGGTCTGAGTCTGAGATTGAGGGTGAGGatgtagaggtagaggatccGAATATGCCGCCGCTCCAGAGAGATCCACCGTTTCCTGGTGGGCCGGTTGAGTTGTCACTTCTGCAGCATTACCCGGATCACATAGCGCCGTGGACGTGGCATACCCTACTAGGCACCACTGACCCTCGTTATTCTGAGCGAGGTGATTTGAGGCTTGCCACTGCTGGTACGAAGCTCGGGCTGATGACGTGTGAGGGGGACAATTACAGGGAGGTCCGCTTGATTGTGGAGAGGAGCGGACTGTATCCACTGGTCAGGTGCAGCTATGTAGAGACGGATCCAGGGCTTATATCGGCCCTTGTGGAGAGGTGGCACGAGGAGACTAGTAGTTTCCACATGCCATTTGGGGAGATGACTGTCACCCTTGACGACGTCTCCGCTCTTCTTCACATCCCGGTTGGTGGGAGATTCTACACTCCAGGAGTGGCCTCGAGATATGATGTGGCAGAGACCTGCGCTTTGCTGTTAGGGGGGGATGCAGATTTGTACATGGCTGAGTTTGATAAGCTTAGGGGTCCGACTATGAGGTTCAGCTTCTTGCGAGACCTTTACCCGAAAGCTGTTGCAG AGGGGCGGTACGAGCATGCAGCCAGGATGTACCTGATGCATCTTGTTGGCGCGACATTGTTCGCCGACAAGAGTGGGGGGCACTCATTCTCTGCCCGTTGGATAGGCATGCTACAGGATCTTGAGCGGGTGTCGGAGTTCGCGTGGGGCGCCATGGCCCTTGCCacgttgtacgaccagcttgGACAGTCTTCTCGCAGCGGGGTCAAACAGTTGGCCGGTTACACTTCCCTGTTGATGGCCTGGGTCTTTGAGCACTTTCCAGACAGGCTCGTTCGCCGGTATGCGAACCCGGCTTACACAGAGGACCAGCCCAGAGCTCGTAGGTGGACAGAGTCACGGTCGGGGCATGCTAGGCTTGACGAGAGGCGAGTACTACTTGATGAGTTGACAGCATGTCGACAGCATGAATAA
- the LOC130713778 gene encoding uncharacterized protein LOC130713778 — MCDMCKDHPRFTSYIYDTWLVHKEKFVKAWTNRVKHFGTTTSNRAESAHASLKKMLRNGKGNLCDSWEAIDRLTIVRHNAIQASFERSINIVEHRFKSPMYKNMRGFVAKHALHLMYDEQNRFWGHGEKCGCVMKVTHGLPCACALQSIASIPYAAVDPFWKILSWEQVPVVESQTSNSGCMPLEIEALWAHFNTLDDAGQSMLRRKLKELYCPQISSLCPPEVKIKHNQSSKERKTKPPRGQSIGSTQRDLSHWEHVDNQTKEQESKASKRKPRLTKTPKTTPTSQAPKSKNKMAMTATGSKIYLPELPSFLWPYIHEVIDVVGDGNCGYRAVAALLDLQNGQDGWPRVREELIVELTLYEKHYTRMWGYDVVQAMHNRLTLPPDGRATKARWMHLPEMGYLIANRFRVVFISISLKSSYTYLPMRGGAPPLEHPVIAIGHVTNHFVQLKLVSGHPMPPIAPQWEYNVEEPESEWCKPYKERLDRFMAEHTVWIGPCVITNFDLTDITED, encoded by the exons atgtgtgatatgtgtaaggATCATCCAAGGTTCACATCGTACATTTATGACACTTGGTTGGttcacaaggagaaatttgtGAAGGCATGGACAAACAGAGTGAAGCATTTTGGAacgacaacaagtaacag GGCTGAAAGTGCACATGCAAGCTTGAAGAAGATGCTTAGGAATGGCAAGGGTAACCTGTGCGATTCATGGGAAGCAATTGATAGGTTGACCATTGTACGCCACAATGCAATacaagcatcgtttgagcgcagtattaaCATTGTAGAGCACCGTTTCAAGTCTCCAATGTATAAGAATATGAGAGGATTCGTTGCTAAACATGCACTTCACCTAATGTATGATGAACAAAACAGATTTTGGGGTCATGGTGAGAAATGCGGTTGCGTGATGAAAgtcactcatggactaccttgcgcttGTGCACTTCAGAGTATTGCCTCAATTCCGTATGCAGCAGTtgatccattctggaagatacTTTCTTGGGAACAAGTGCCTGTTGTGGAGAGTCAAACCTCAAACAGTGGATGCATGCCGCTAGAGATTGAGGCTTTGTGGGCTCATTTCAATACCTTGGATGATGCGGGCCAAAGTATGTTGAGAAGGAAGCTTAAAGAGCTTTATTGTCCTCAAATCAGTTCATTGTGTCCTCCTGAAGTGAAGATAAAGCACAATCAATCGTCCAAGGAGAGGAAAACCAAACCTCCCAGAGGTCAATCAATAGGATCCACCCAGCGTGACCTTTCACATTGGGAACATGTTGACAATCAGACCAAAGAACAAGAATCGAAAGCTAGCAAGAGGAAACCTAGGCTCACcaaaactcctaaaacaactccaACATCGCAAGCTCCTAAGTCAAAGAACAAGATGGCTATGACGGCCACCGGCTCCAAAATCTACTTACCGGAGTTGCCATCTTTTTTATGGCCATATATACATGAAGTGATAGATGTTGTCGGGGATGGTAATTGTGGATACAGAGCCGTCGCTGCATTGCTGGACCTTCAGAACGGTCAGGACGGTTGGCCTCGGGTTAGGGAAGAGCTGATTGTAGAACTCACACTCTATGAGAAACACTATACACGCATGTGGGGTTATGATGTGGTACAAGCCATGCACAATCGTCTCACTCTCCCTCCTGATGGTAGAGCCACTAAAGCCAGATGGATGCATCTACCGGAGATGGGGTACCTTATTGCTAACCGGTTTCGGGTGGTTTTCATCTCCATCTCGTTAAAATCTAGTTACACTTACCTTCCGATGAGAGGAGGCGCCCCACCGTTAGAACATCCTGTCATAGCTATTGGTCATGTGACcaatcactttgtacag CTGAAGTTGGTGTctggacatcctatgccgccaattgctccCCAATGGGAATACAACGTTGAAGAACCCGAGTCCGAATGGTGTAAACCGTATAAAGAGCGTTTGGATAGATTTATGGCTGAACACActgtttggattggtccttgtgttattaccaactttgatttaacagacataacagaagattga
- the LOC130713780 gene encoding probable carboxylesterase 12, giving the protein MIWAKEKKFFFGQSLGTGPGWPGGTSASVHLILSHHSVLLCFSAMDSTSSEVVQDFSPLIKVYKDGRVERLVGCELVPPSLDPATNVESKDIVISKDDNVSARIFLPKLTNPNQKLPLLVYFHGGGFCVGTPFSPHYHNFLNTIVSQARVVGISVHYRRAPEHPVPIAFEDSWTSLKWVASHCGGNGPDEWLNRHADFGKVFISGDSAGGTIAHQMGIRVGAEGLPGINLEGIVLVHSYFWGVERIGSESEQPELAAFMGNLWRFTCPSSTGYDDPFLNPAKDPNLGKLGCKRMLVCVAGNDILKDRSWYYKESLEKSEWKGVVEVVESKGEDHVFHLLKPNFSTLFGGVFKENHNQAYSIDSLKKIPQHSDTPWISRSSP; this is encoded by the exons ATGATCTgggccaaagaaaaaaaatttttttttggccAGAGCCTGGGCACAGGCCCAGGATGGCCAGGCGGTACATCCGCCTCTGTTCATCTCATTCTCAGTCACCACTCTGTTTTGCTCTGTTTTTCTGCCATGGATTCAACCTCTAGCGAAGTAGTCCAAGATTTCTCACCCCTCATCAAAGTCTACAAAGACGGCCGCGTAGAGAGACTCGTAGGGTGCGAATTGGTTCCCCCATCACTGGATCCCGCAACCAACGTTGAATCCAAAGACATTGTGATCTCAAAAGACGACAACGTATCTGCCAGAATTTTCCTTCCAAAACTCACCAATCCAAACCAGAAGCTCCCTCTCCTTGTTTACTTCCACGGTGGTGGTTTCTGCGTAGGAACACCCTTTTCTCCTCATTATCACAACTTCCTCAACACCATTGTTTCTCAGGCTCGTGTGGTTGGTATCTCTGTTCATTACAGAAGAGCCCCAGAGCACCCTGTTCCAATCGCTTTCGAAGATTCATGGACTTCGCTCAAATGGGTTGCTTCCCATTGCGGCGGAAACGGCCCTGACGAGTGGCTCAACCGCCACGCTGATTTTGGTAAGGTGTTCATCTCAGGGGACAGTGCAGGGGGAACCATTGCACACCAAATGGGTATTCGGGTCGGGGCAGAGGGGCTTCCGGGTATCAACCTTGAAGGGATTGTTCTGGTTCATTCCTACTTTTGGGGTGTGGAGCGAATTGGGTCAGAGTCAGAGCAACCGGAGCTTGCGGCGTTTATGGGGAATTTGTGGCGGTTCACATGTCCCAGTAGCACTGGATACGATGACCCGTTTTTGAATCCGGCTAAGGATCCGAATTTGGGGAAGCTTGGTTGTAAGAGAATGCTGGTTTGTGTTGCTGGGAATGATATTTTGAAGGACAGGAGTTGGTATTATAAAGAATCACTGGAGAAGAGTGAGTGGAAAGGGGTTGTGGAGGTGGTGGAGTCAAAAGGGGAAGATCATGTATTTCATCTCCTCAAGCCAAACT TCTCAACTCTGTTTGGAGGAGTCTTTAAAGAGAATCATAACCAAGCTTACTCGATTGATAGCTTGAAAAAG ATTCCACAACATTCCGATACTCCTTGGATTTCAAGAAGTTCTCCATGA
- the LOC130712245 gene encoding protein FAR1-RELATED SEQUENCE 11-like, whose translation MTSEEENDVTDWPLELFKDHASMCEDNGNTNSSTCQEPQLEPLSLANNSADWIPYEGQIFNSEGDAYDFYCLFARKSGFSIRRDHIYKSTKNQSENNPLGIYKREFVCHRAGITKQSKVSEVESQRKRKTSRCNCGAKMLVTTRTIGFEEKWVVKYFHNHHNHQLLDDTEVQFLPAYRSIPIVDQDRIMLLSKAGCSISLIIRVLELEKGIDTCTLPFLERDIRNFIQSQSSIGKESDASNVLKLCKSLKDRDDSFKYDFTLDENNKLEHIIWAFGDSIRAYEAFGDVVVFDTTYRINRYDMPLGIWVGVDNHGNSIFFGCSFLYFVNGKHPKTILTDQDVALKEAIAMELPNTKHAFCIWHIVAKLSSWFSFSLGSRYNDFKYEFHKVYHLECEDDFEHKWTLMIAQFGLAYLKDFFFAGMTTTGRSESINSYIKRFLHVGIAVNIRNQAGEEARMRQKYHNPHIRTGFPIEEQAASMLTPYAFKLLQHEIELSTKYASTEEGENSYIVRFHTKVDGGRIVKWIEEDKSINCSCKEFEFSGILCRHAIRVLVMKNYFHLPTKYLPFRWRQESSLVPTSSHIINCNDGSSFEFRSLVQWLQVESLKTKDREEVAIRELERVIPKGSRPKGGVEVAKKPRHCHVPNCGGTDHDARNCPNKKRNVETFSSQSPNK comes from the exons ATGACATCTGAAGAAGAAAACGATGTCACTGATTGGCCCTTAGAGCTTTTTAAAGATCATGCTTCTATGTGTGAGGATAATGGAAATACAAACTCTTCAACCTGTCAAGAGCCACAACTTGAACCTCTTTCTTTAGCTAATAACAGTGCTGATTGGATTCCTTATGAAGGGCAAATATTCAATAGTGAAGGTGATGCTTATGACTTTTACTGCTTATTTGCACGTAAAAGTGGTTTTTCTATTAGACGTGATCACATTTACAAATCTACAAAGAATCAATCAGAGAACAATCCACTGGGTATTTATAAAAGGGAATTTGTTTGTCATCGTGCTGGTATTACTAAACAGAGCAAAGTTAGTGAAGTTGAAAGTcaaagaaaacgaaaaacttcAAGATGCAACTGTGGTGCAAAAATGCTGGTCACTACAAGGACAATTGGCTTTGAGGAGAAATGGGTGGTTAAATATTTTCACAATCACCACAACCATCAATTATTAGATGACACAGAGGTTCAGTTTCTTCCTGCTTATCGTAGCATCCCAATTGTTGATCAAGACCGTATAATGTTGTTGTCAAAAGCTGGTTGCTCTATAAGTCTCATAATAAGAGTGCTTGAGCTAGAAAAAGGAATAGATACATGCACTCTACCATTTTTGGAGAGAGATATTAGAAATTTTATTCAATCTCAAAGTAGTATTGGTAAAGAaagtgatgcttcaaatgtccTTAAATTATGCAAAAGTTTGAAAGATAGGGATGACTCATTCAAATATGATTTCACATTGGATGAAAATAACAAATTGGAGCATATTATATGGGCTTTTGGTGATTCAATTAGAGCATATGAAGCATTTGGAGATGTGGTTGTTTTTGATACCACATATAGAATAAATCGTTATGATATGCCTCTTGGAATATGGGTCGGAGTTGATAATCATGGAAATTCAATTTTCTTTGGATGT TCTTTCCTATATTTTGTCAACGGCAAGCATCCAAAGACAATTCTTACGGATCAAGATGTGGCACTTAAAGAGGCAATTGCAATGGAGTTGCCAAACACAAAACATGCATTCTGTATATGGCATATTGTGGCAAAGTTATCAAGttggttttctttttcattGGGTTCACGATACAATGACTTTAAATATGAGTTTCATAAAGTATATCATTTAGAATGTGAAGATGATTTTGAGCATAAATGGACCTTGATGATTGCACAATTTGGTCTAG CTTATTTGAAGGACTTCTTTTTTGCTGGGATGACAACAACTGGACGTTCAGAATCTATTAATTCATACATAAAAAGATTCTTACAT GTCGGTATTGCTGTGAACATTAGAAATCAAGCTGGAGAAGAAGCAAGGATGCGTCAAAAGTACCATAATCCCCATATTAGAACAGGTTTTCCTATTGAGGAACAGGCTGCATCCATGCTTACACCGTATGCCTTTAAGTTGCTCCAACATGAGATTGAGTTATCTACAAAATATGCATCAACTGAAGAAGGAGAAAACTCTTATATCGTGCGATTTCATACTAAAGTTGATGGAGGTCGTATTGTAAAATGGATAGAAGAAGACAAATCGATCAATTGCTCTTGCAAAGAATTTGAGTTTTCAGGAATATTATGTAGACATGCTATCCGAGTGCTAGTAATGAAAAATTACTTTCACCTCCCTACAAAGTATCTTCCTTTTAGATGGAGACAAGAAAGTTCATTGGTCCCAACATCTAGTCACATAATTAATTGCAATGATGGCTCATCTTTTGAGTTTCGATCTCTAGTTCAATGGCTACAAGTTGAATCTTTGAAGACAAAAGACCGAGAAGAAGTTGCAATTAGAGAACTAGAGAGAGTCATC CCTAAAGGATCAAGGCCAAAAGGAGGAGTTGAGGTAGCAAAAAAGCCTCGTCATTGTCATGTTCCAAATTGCGGTGGAACCGATCATGATGCACGAAATTGtccaaataaaaaaagaaatgttGAAACATTTAGTTCTCAATCTCCTAATAAGTAA
- the LOC130715841 gene encoding probable carboxylesterase 12 codes for MDSSSNEVVQDFSPLVKIYKDGRVERLVGCEYVPPSFDPITNVNSKDMVISREDEDISARIYLPKLNDENQKLPLLVYFHGGGFCVGTPFDPAYHQFLNTVVSQGNVIGVSVHYRLAPEHPVPIAFEDSWTVLKWIASHCGGNGPDEWLNRHADFGNVFFSGDSAGGTIAHQMGIRVGTEGLPGFNLEGIALIHAFFWGVERIGSEAEKPEGVAFMENWWRFTCPTTTGSDDPLVNPAKDPNLGKLGCKRLLVCVAGNDLLKDRGWYLKELLEKSGWQGVVEVVEAKGEEHVFHLFKPNCENAVSLFNQIASFINHS; via the coding sequence ATGGATTCAAGCTCCAATGAAGTAGTCCAAGACTTCTCACCCCTTGTCAAAATCTACAAAGATGGCCGTGTAGAGAGACTCGTAGGGTGCGAGTATGTTCCTCCATCGTTTGATCCCATAACCAATGTCAACTCCAAAGACATGGTTATctcaagagaagatgaagacataTCTGCTAGAATCTACCTTCCAAAGCTCAACGATGAAAACCAGAAGCTCCCTCTCCTTGTGTACTTCCACGGTGGTGGTTTCTGCGTAGGAACACCGTTTGACCCTGCTTACCACCAATTCCTCAACACGGTTGTTTCTCAGGGTAATGTAATCGGTGTCTCTGTTCATTACAGATTAGCACCAGAGCACCCTGTTCCAATCGCTTTTGAAGATTCATGGACTGTGCTCAAATGGATCGCTTCCCATTGCGGTGGGAACGGCCCTGACGAGTGGCTCAACCGCCATGCTGATTTTGGTAACGTGTTCTTCTCAGGGGACAGTGCAGGGGGAACCATTGCACACCAAATGGGTATTCGGGTCGGTACAGAAGGGCTTCCGGGTTTCAATCTTGAAGGGATTGCTTTGATCCATGCGTTCTTTTGGGGTGTGGAAAGGATTGGGTCTGAGGCAGAGAAACCGGAAGGGGTGGCATTTATGGAGAATTGGTGGCGGTTTACGTGTCCAACAACCACTGGATCCGATGACCCGTTGGTGAATCCGGCTAAGGATCCGAATTTGGGGAAGCTTGGTTGCAAGAGATTGCTGGTTTGTGTTGCTGGGAATGATTTGTTGAAGGATAGAGGTTGGTATTTGAAGGAGTTGTTGGAGAAGAGTGGGTGGCAAGGGGTTGTGGAGGTGGTGGAGGCAAAAGGGGAAGAACATGTGTTTCATCTCTTTAAGCCAAACTGTGAGAATGCTGTTTCCTTGTTTAATCAAATTGCTTCCTTCATCAACCACAGTTGA
- the LOC130714959 gene encoding probable carboxylesterase 12 isoform X2, whose amino-acid sequence MTSSSSELIQDFARLRQIYKDGHVDRLNWCEYVPPSFDPTANVYSKDIVISKDEEISARIYLPKLNDPNQKLPLLVYFHGGGFVLETPFSPPYHKFLNTIVSQAQVIAVSVHYRRAPEHPLPIAFEDSWTALKWVASHFSGNGPDEWLNRHADYDNVFFSGDSAGGTIAHHMGLRVGTEGLQGVKLEVEGIVLVHCFFWGVERIGSEAEKPEVAAFMGKWWRFVCPSTPGSDDPLCNPAKDPNLGKLSCKRVLVCVAGNDLLKDRGWYYKELLEKSGWEGVVEVMEAKGEGHVFHLFNTK is encoded by the exons ATGACTTCAAGCTCTAGCGAATTAATCCAAGATTTCGCACGCCTTCGCCAAATCTACAAAGACGGCCATGTAGATCGACTCAACTGGTGCGAGTATGTTCCCCCATCCTTTGATCCCACAGCCAATGTTTATTCCAAAGACATAGTGATATCAAAAGATGAAGAAATATCTGCTAGGATCTACCTTCCAAAGCTCAATGATCCAAACCAAAAGCTCCCTCTCCTTGTTTACTTCCATGGTGGTGGTTTCGTCTTAGAAACACCCTTTTCTCCTCCTTACCACAAATTCCTCAACACCATTGTTTCTCAGGCTCAAGTAATTGCTGTGTCTGTGCACTACAGAAGAGCCCCAGAGCACCCTCTTCCCATTGCTTTCGAAGATTCATGGACTGCACTCAAATGGGTCGCTTCTCATTTCAGTGGAAACGGTCCTGATGAGTGGCTCAACCGCCACGCTGATTATGATAACGTGTTCTTCTCAGGGGACAGTGCAGGGGGTACCATTGCACACCACATGGGTCTTCGGGTTGGAACAGAGGGGCTTCAGGGTGTCAAGCTTGAAGTTGAAGGGATTGTTTTGGTGCATTGCTTCTTTTGGGGCGTGGAGCGAATTGGATCTGAGGCAGAGAAACCGGAAGTTGCAGCGTTTATGGGGAAATGGTGGCGGTTTGTATGCCCCAGTACCCCTGGATCTGATGATCCATTGTGTAATCCTGCTAAGGATCCGAATCTGGGGAAGCTCTCTTGTAAGAGAGTGTTGGTTTGTGTTGCTGGGAATGATTTGTTGAAGGACAGAGGTTGGTATTACAAGGAGTTGCTGGAGAAGAGTGGGTGGGAAGGTGTTGTGGAAGTGATGGAGGCAAAAGGGGAAGGTCATGTGTTTCATCTCTTCAACACAAAAT AG
- the LOC130714959 gene encoding probable carboxylesterase 12 isoform X1 → MTSSSSELIQDFARLRQIYKDGHVDRLNWCEYVPPSFDPTANVYSKDIVISKDEEISARIYLPKLNDPNQKLPLLVYFHGGGFVLETPFSPPYHKFLNTIVSQAQVIAVSVHYRRAPEHPLPIAFEDSWTALKWVASHFSGNGPDEWLNRHADYDNVFFSGDSAGGTIAHHMGLRVGTEGLQGVKLEVEGIVLVHCFFWGVERIGSEAEKPEVAAFMGKWWRFVCPSTPGSDDPLCNPAKDPNLGKLSCKRVLVCVAGNDLLKDRGWYYKELLEKSGWEGVVEVMEAKGEGHVFHLFNTKCDEDPSAEA, encoded by the coding sequence ATGACTTCAAGCTCTAGCGAATTAATCCAAGATTTCGCACGCCTTCGCCAAATCTACAAAGACGGCCATGTAGATCGACTCAACTGGTGCGAGTATGTTCCCCCATCCTTTGATCCCACAGCCAATGTTTATTCCAAAGACATAGTGATATCAAAAGATGAAGAAATATCTGCTAGGATCTACCTTCCAAAGCTCAATGATCCAAACCAAAAGCTCCCTCTCCTTGTTTACTTCCATGGTGGTGGTTTCGTCTTAGAAACACCCTTTTCTCCTCCTTACCACAAATTCCTCAACACCATTGTTTCTCAGGCTCAAGTAATTGCTGTGTCTGTGCACTACAGAAGAGCCCCAGAGCACCCTCTTCCCATTGCTTTCGAAGATTCATGGACTGCACTCAAATGGGTCGCTTCTCATTTCAGTGGAAACGGTCCTGATGAGTGGCTCAACCGCCACGCTGATTATGATAACGTGTTCTTCTCAGGGGACAGTGCAGGGGGTACCATTGCACACCACATGGGTCTTCGGGTTGGAACAGAGGGGCTTCAGGGTGTCAAGCTTGAAGTTGAAGGGATTGTTTTGGTGCATTGCTTCTTTTGGGGCGTGGAGCGAATTGGATCTGAGGCAGAGAAACCGGAAGTTGCAGCGTTTATGGGGAAATGGTGGCGGTTTGTATGCCCCAGTACCCCTGGATCTGATGATCCATTGTGTAATCCTGCTAAGGATCCGAATCTGGGGAAGCTCTCTTGTAAGAGAGTGTTGGTTTGTGTTGCTGGGAATGATTTGTTGAAGGACAGAGGTTGGTATTACAAGGAGTTGCTGGAGAAGAGTGGGTGGGAAGGTGTTGTGGAAGTGATGGAGGCAAAAGGGGAAGGTCATGTGTTTCATCTCTTCAACACAAAAT
- the LOC130714960 gene encoding probable carboxylesterase 12 translates to MDSTSGDEVSIDFSPLIKIYKDGRIERLMGCDVVPPSLDPTTNVDSKDIVISKEQDISARIFLPKLTDHDQKLPLLVYFHGGGFVIETPFSPRYHKFLNTVASQANVVAVSVHYRRAPEHPVPIPFEDSWTALKWVASHCTGNGPEEWLNRHADLGRVFFAGDSAGATITHNMGIRVGTGGLPGMKIEGIVLIHAFFWGVQRIGSEAEKPQHAVLVERLWRLASPTTGGLDDPLFNPVMDPNMGRVPCKRVLVCVAENDFLKDRGWYYKESLEKSGWQGSVEVMEAKGEGHVFHLFNPSCENAVSLLNRFVSFINHG, encoded by the coding sequence ATGGATTCAACCTCTGGTGATGAAGTTTCCATTGATTTCTCCCCCCTCATCAAAATCTACAAAGACGGTCGCATAGAGAGACTCATGGGTTGCGACGTTGTCCCCCCATCCCTTGATCCCACAACCAACGTTGATTCCAAAGACATTGTGATCTCAAAAGAACAAGACATATCCGCTAGGATCTTCCTTCCAAAACTCACCGATCATGATCAAAAGCTTCCTCTCCTTGTTTACTTCCACGGTGGCGGTTTCGTCATAGAAACACCGTTTTCTCCTCGCTACCACAAGTTCCTCAACACGGTTGCTTCTCAGGCGAATGTGGTTGCTGTCTCTGTTCATTACAGAAGAGCGCCAGAGCACCCTGTTCCTATCCCTTTCGAGGATTCATGGACCGCGCTCAAATGGGTCGCTTCCCATTGCACCGGAAACGGCCCTGAAGAGTGGCTCAACCGCCATGCTGATCTAGGAAGAGTGTTCTTCGCAGGGGACAGTGCAGGGGCTACGATCACACACAACATGGGTATTCGGGTCGGAACAGGGGGGCTTCCGGGTATGAAGATTGAAGGGATTGTTTTGATCCATGCGTTCTTCTGGGGCGTGCAGCGGATTGGATCTGAAGCGGAGAAGCCTCAACATGCGGTGTTGGTGGAGCGTTTGTGGCGGTTAGCGAGCCCAACCACCGGTGGTTTGGATGACCCGTTGTTTAACCCGGTTATGGATCCGAATATGGGTCGGGTCCCTTGTAAGAGAGTGTTGGTTTGTGTTGCTGAGAATGATTTTTTGAAGGATAGAGGTTGGTATTATAAGGAGTCATTGGAGAAGAGTGGGTGGCAGGGTTCTGTGGAGGTGATGGAGGCAAAAGGAGAAGGTCATGTGTTTCATCTCTTTAACCCAAGCTGTGAGAATGCTGTTTCATTGCTCAATAGATTTGTTTCCTTTATTAACCATGGTTAG